From the Hevea brasiliensis isolate MT/VB/25A 57/8 chromosome 15, ASM3005281v1, whole genome shotgun sequence genome, one window contains:
- the LOC110636258 gene encoding cysteine-rich receptor-like protein kinase 10 has product MGIPSLILLLLPMISISHSESEFCSNRGTYLANSTYSKNLNTVLSSLPLNITENGGFYNGTAGQDPDKVYALSLCRGDLSSDKCYHCVNSTIHGIKEQCPNQKEGIMWGEATTCMVRYSNRNIFARMESTPSDCVPNPNNVTYSQFNETLYDLLGKLTTQASSGSSGLKFATGSSDKVFGLVQCTPDLSKADCNICLQGAMVKPCGAGKEGGRTLRPSCTIWFENFKFYDSTPSTFDSPQLPPTPIVNSPPAVANFPPPPRTRTKGTSHIVTKITVPIVLFFVILITLTCSILRKRLKHKVKNDDTIRRLESLHFDFSTIKAATDNFSEDNKLGQGGFGSVYKGMLPNGQEIAAKRLSGYSDQGEEEFKNEILLVAKLQHRNLVSLIGFCSEGTERILVYEFVRNGSLDHFIFDEIRGAQLNWEMRYKIINGIARGILYLHEDSRLKVIHRDLKASNVLLDEEMNPKISDFGMARLFVLDQTQGITRRVAGTYGYMAPEYILQNRFSMKSDVFSLGVIVLEMVSGMKNSWLSNSNEVEHLLSHAWKNWREGKISNLIDNTLKNGPTGDIIRCIHIGLLCVQENAADRPTMASVVLMLSSHSLSLPLPSQPGFLMYSSTKSGMPSLEPTSGTTISKHSTENTEAAVYLSVN; this is encoded by the exons ATGGGAATTCCAAGTTTAATTCTGCTCCTTTTACCTATGATCTCAATTTCACATTCAGAATCAGAATTTTGTTCAAATAGGGGCACCTATTTGGCAAACAGTACctactccaaaaatctcaatacaGTGCTCTCTTCTCTGCCTTTAAACATCACAGAGAATGGCGGTTTTTACAATGGCACAGCAGGCCAAGACCCTGACAAAGTTTATGCATTAAGTCTTTGTAGAGGAGACCTTTCCTCGGACAAATGCTACCATTGCGTTAACTCCACAATCCACGGAATTAAGGAGCAGTGTCCGAATCAAAAAGAAGGAATCATGTGGGGTGAGGCTACTACATGTATGGTAAGGTACTCAAATCGTAACATTTTCGCCAGGATGGAGTCAACTCCTTCAGATTGTGTGCCTAATCCGAATAATGTAACCTATTCTCAATTCAATGAAACGCTGTATGATTTGTTAGGGAAACTCACGACACAAGCTTCTTCAGGTTCTTCTGGTTTAAAGTTTGCAACCGGAAGCTCAGATAAAGTGTTTGGGCTGGTGCAGTGCACCCCAGATTTATCGAAGGCTGATTGCAATATTTGCCTGCAAGGGGCAATGGTAAAACCGTGTGGGGCTGGAAAGGAAGGAGGAAGAACTCTTAGACCAAGCTGCACAATTTGGTTTGAGAACTTCAAATTTTATGACTCTA CTCCTAGCACTTTTGATTCGCCACAACTCCCACCAACACCTATAGTCAATTCTCCTCCCGCTGTAGCTAATTTTCCTCCACCTCCTCGGACAAGAACAAAAGGTAC GTCTCATATCGTGACTAAAATTACTGTGCCTATAGTCCTTTTTTTTGTGATACTGATCACACTCACTTGCTCCATTTTGCGAAAGAGGTTGAAACATAAAGTTAAAA ATGATGATACAATCAGAAGACTGGAATCATTGCACTTTGACTTTAGCACAATAAAAGCAGCAACAGATAACTTCTCTGAAGATAATAAGCTTGGACAGGGAGGATTTGGTTCAGTTTACAAG GGCATGCTACCAAATGGACAAGAAATTGCAGCGAAGAGGTTATCCGGATATTCTGATCAAGGTGAAGAAGAATTCAAGAATGAGATTCTGTTGGTGGCTAAGCTCCAACATAGAAATCTTGTTAGCCTTATAGGTTTCTGCTCAGAAGGAACAGAAAGGATCCTTGTTTATGAGTTTGTGAGGAATGGCAGCCTTGATCACTTCATATTtg ATGAAATCAGGGGTGCCCAATTAAATTGGGAAATGCGTTATAAAATCATAAATGGTATTGCTCGAGGGATTCTTTACCTTCATGAAGATTCTCGCCTTAAAGTCATTCATCGCGATTTGAAAGCAAGTAATGTCTTGTTAGATGAAGAGATGAAccctaaaatttcagattttggtaTGGCAAGACTGTTTGTTTTGGATCAAACCCAAGGCATTACTAGAAGAGTTGCAGGGACTTA TGGATATATGGCTCCAGAATATATTTTACAAAATCGATTCTCCATGAAATCAGATGTCTTTAGCTTAGGTGTCATAGTTCTGGAGATGGTGAGTGGTATGAAGAACAGCTGGTTGAGTAATTCAAATGAAGTAGAACATCTTTTAAGCCAT GCATGGAAGAATTGGAGAGAAGGAAAAATTTCAAATCTGATCGACAATACACTGAAGAATGGTCCAACAGGTGATATAATCAGATGTATACACATTGGGTTACTATGTGTTCAAGAAAATGCAGCAGATAGACCCACCATGGCATCAGTTGTTCTAATGCTCAGTAGCCATTCCCTAAGTCTGCCACTACCTTCACAACCTGGATTTCTCATGTACAGTAGCACAAAGTCAGGCATGCCTTCATTGGAGCCTACGTCAGGGACTACCATATCAAAGCATTCCACGGAAAATACTGAAGCAGCAGTTTATTTGTCTGTAAACTGA